The following coding sequences are from one Capsicum annuum cultivar UCD-10X-F1 chromosome 3, UCD10Xv1.1, whole genome shotgun sequence window:
- the LOC124896969 gene encoding F-box/kelch-repeat protein At3g23880-like, translating to MSLPEDILIEVFEKLPMKSCTRFRSVNSEWDDTLHSLEPSSCIMRSRCLETQRHIYSLYTAGEEELVARTFYKDEMRIATVMKGIVCICNGDSVALWNPANEQTLELPRHHRSEFMETSIGLAWINNQIVVIKIYLGDVVDDVVMFSLQESRWISLGNDTKIGIANEDDACDTIVYGTPYWIGETRRDSCIKFDVKTNRFEEIRLPRTIQREEIEGEEKERKKRERNDFPISLYGLRGKLAILVRDHQPMPPYTLACHSWILDDDGHWMIGRNMVFTLAISRFINPLENGDLVVVTQDQSLTIIDRSTSLVKATINQGSTHVQKCYEYKQSDIILNEPWTSKLTRRLLLFGAGLVGGIVVSLYMKKRQGNGSKRQGNI from the exons ATGAGTCTACCGGAGGACATATTAATAGAGGTGTTTGAAAAGTTGCCAATGAAGTCATGCACTCGATTTAGGTCCGTGAACTCTGAGTGGGACGACACTCTTCATTCCTTGGAGCCTTCTTCCTGCATTATGCGCTCTCGATGTCTTGAGACGCAACGTCACATCTACTCATTGTACACAGCAGGTGAAGAAGAATTGGTGGCTAGAACATTTTATAAAGACGAAATGAGGATTGCTACAGTGATGAAGGGGATTGTATGCATTTGCAATGGAGATTCCGTTGCCCTTTGGAATCCCGCAAATGAACAAACGTTAGAGCTCCCTAGACATCATCGCTCGGAGTTCATGGAGACATCGATAGGGTTGGCGTGGATTAATAATCAAATTGTTGTCATAAAGATATATCTTGgtgatgttgttgatgatgttgtgatGTTCTCGCTACAAGAGTCTAGGTGGATAAGTCTTGGAAACGACACGAAGATTGGTATTGCAAATGAAGATGATGCTTGTGACACAATCGTTTATGGCACGCCTTATTGGATCGGAGAAACGAGACGAGATTCTTGTATCAAATTTGACGTGAAAACAAATAGGTTTGAGGAGATAAGACTTCCGCGGACGATCCAAAGAGAAGAGATCGaaggagaagagaaagaaagaaaaaagagagaaagaaatgaCTTTCCTATATCTCTATATGGCCTACGTGGCAAGCTAGCCATACTTGTTAGGGACCACCAACCGATGCCCCCCTACACTTTGGCTTGTCATTCTTGGATTTTGGATGATGATGGTCACTGGATGATAGGCAGAAACATGGTATTCACTCTAGCCATTTCAAGGTTCATAAATCCTCTTGAAAATGGAGATTTGGTGGTAGTTACACAAGATCAAAGCCTGACTATAATTGATAGATCCACAAGTTTAGTAAAGGCAACAATAAATCAAGGCTCAACCCATGTCCAAAAGTGCTATGAATACAAGCAGAGCGACATAATTCTCAAT GAACCGTGGACATCAAAGTTGACGAGGAGACTTCTCTTGTTTGGAGCGGGACTAGTTGGAGGAATTGTAGTCTCCCTGTATATGAAGAAGCGTCAAGGGAATGGGTCTAAGCGTCAAGGGAACATTTGA